The sequence below is a genomic window from Thermoflavifilum sp..
ACACATAAAAGTTTGTGTTGGGTAAATATTTACCTGTGGTTGGATCCTGATAAACTGAATTCGGGAAAATAAAGCTTTGCCGACCATTCTGTGCAGTATGTGCCGAGGCACCAGTAAAATCAAGATTCTGTCCTGCATTGGAATAAAAACCATATCCACCACGGTAATCACCTATAATCGTTAAAGTGAAGTTTTTGTATTTAAAATCCGTATTCAATCCCAGGATATACTTTGGCGTCGTTCTGCCTACAATCTTTGGTGTATTATCGAGTATAGGATAACCCGTAGCAGGATCAATTACGGGATGACCTTCCGGGTCACGCAATAAATCTGTAAGCTCCATCACCGGTAAAGGCTGACCCACTACGGCATGGTTATTCAATCCCATATTAAAGTCCGTCACGCTTCCAATCAGCGAGAGTACCTTGGAATCATTGATAGATAAATTTGCTCCCGCATCCCACCTGAAACCACCTGGAGTATTGATGATGGGATTCACTTTCACATCAAATTCCCAACCCCAGGTAAGTACTTCCCCTGCATTAATAAAGGCAGAAGTATAACCTGTGGAAGATGAAAGGTTCACGGGAAGTGTTTGATTCCGATTGTTATCGCGATAATAATCAGCTTCTACATTAATCCGATCATTCCAGAAACCCAATTCAAGGCCAACTTCTTTCTCAATGGTATTTTCTGGAACAATATTGGGGTTGTTATATGTACTACTCAAACTCAAGCTGGCTACACTTCCATATGGATAACCTCCTGTCACATTAAAAGCCGGTTGTATGGAATAGGGAGGTACGGTAATCTGTCCCGTATTGCTATATGCTGCTCGAATTTTACCGTAAGAAAGTATATTGCCTTTCAGGGATTGGATAAAATCTGTGAATACCCAGGAAGCATCCACGTCCCATACATTATATGCATTATGGCCCTTTACGAGTAGTGAAGAATAATCTCGTCTAAAATTACCATGTAAGAACAATCCGTTTTTATATCCCAGCGTTAGGTCACCATAAGTCCCAATCCTTCTTTCCTCTGTAATGAATTCTTCCACATCAGCTTCGCCCTGCCTGAAATCAATATTAAACATACCAGGAAGATACAGATTAGCAGAGCCTTCTCCCTGGTAATGTCTGTAATGATCCCAGATGGTATTTCCAACAATTAAGGTGCCTGAAAAATCACCAATTTTCTTGGTAAACGTTAATAACACATCCTGTTGCAAGCGGCGGGTATAATCATTCCCATCCCATACCGAACCGGCAACAGGCCCGCCAGATTGGTAGTTTCCAGCACCCCAGGGATCAGTTGAAGCATATGCACTGAATTGCACCGGGTAACGGAAATCATGTTGATAAGAATTGTTGGTAACGAGTCCAACTCGATATAATATATTAAACCACGATGTAGCCTGGAGGCTTGCTGAAAGGTCGGCTTGAAAATTGTCTGTTTTATTCTGTAATCTTGATTGATCAATCTGCCAGTATGGATTCGTATAATAGGCATTATAGTAGTTATTGATACTGGCAAAAGAAGATGTATCCTGCCAATTCTTTAAAGAGGTAATCGGTATATTGGCGGGCGTATTTAGGATATTCCAATATACCGGCCAACCCCCAGATCCAAATCTACCCAGTGGATCAACAGCTCCTGGAGCGTTGTAATGACCATTAGACTGGGTAAAGTCATTTCCTGCTACATCACTGCTTTGACGGCTGTAGCTTAAGTTGTATTGAGCAGTAAATTTACCGTATGTTTTTACACCATTAAACCGAGCCGTTGTTCTTCTTGCCTGA
It includes:
- a CDS encoding SusC/RagA family TonB-linked outer membrane protein yields the protein MKKVLLFLTALFFSAVWAFGQQRTITGKVVDQNGNPIPYATVQIQGTNQGTTTDQQGNFSLEVPAGASLHVSYIGYQAANVPVGNQSSLRITLQSTAQALNEVVVTALGVQRESREIGYSVGEVDNKDLNVSKPINVAQGLVGRVAGVQVSTLNNGVNPTVRVQLRGERHIYSDNQALVVIDGVEVSPNQLSTLNPEDIQSVSILKGASAAALYGAEATNGVLIVTTKRGAESGKPIINFSSTVTLEKISYFPKLQDQFSGYGGETGTFNLGPGKENWPAINPYTGFANYIPFENQQYGPPFDGNPQDGFIGGANSKGQFFQVPFRPIKPDQRIAFFNTGVTTQNNISYSGGDEKNSYLISLQDVNVKGVVPKDQARRTTARFNGVKTYGKFTAQYNLSYSRQSSDVAGNDFTQSNGHYNAPGAVDPLGRFGSGGWPVYWNILNTPANIPITSLKNWQDTSSFASINNYYNAYYTNPYWQIDQSRLQNKTDNFQADLSASLQATSWFNILYRVGLVTNNSYQHDFRYPVQFSAYASTDPWGAGNYQSGGPVAGSVWDGNDYTRRLQQDVLLTFTKKIGDFSGTLIVGNTIWDHYRHYQGEGSANLYLPGMFNIDFRQGEADVEEFITEERRIGTYGDLTLGYKNGLFLHGNFRRDYSSLLVKGHNAYNVWDVDASWVFTDFIQSLKGNILSYGKIRAAYSNTGQITVPPYSIQPAFNVTGGYPYGSVASLSLSSTYNNPNIVPENTIEKEVGLELGFWNDRINVEADYYRDNNRNQTLPVNLSSSTGYTSAFINAGEVLTWGWEFDVKVNPIINTPGGFRWDAGANLSINDSKVLSLIGSVTDFNMGLNNHAVVGQPLPVMELTDLLRDPEGHPVIDPATGYPILDNTPKIVGRTTPKYILGLNTDFKYKNFTLTIIGDYRGGYGFYSNAGQNLDFTGASAHTAQNGRQSFIFPNSVYQDPTTGKYLPNTNFYVYDGSIGFWVYSDYRRAQTTYWLNAAAWKVRTVSLSYDFSRFIQKTKFIHAASFSLLANDVLMFRPKQNVWTDPEFNYQNSNSFGYTTFYELPPTRKFSAVLNLTF